The genomic region TAATCCTACCTGTTTTCTACACTCATATATAGGCAGATTTAATAATCGCTATACTGAATAATATCCATAAAATTTTAGTGGCTATGATTTTCAGATTCCAGATATTTACCCTGTGGGCCAACTCCTTCCAGATACACCAATTGAGCTCCATAATGTCCTGCTTCAGAAACTGAATATGCTGAAAAAGCCAGCACTAAAAAAACTACAATTTCAAAGATTCTGTTCCTTTTTAATAAAAACAAACTCACCAATTTTAAGGTAGCAGCGACTGCGCTGGAATAAATGGTCCATTCGGCAAATTTATCGTGCTGTTCCAATACACTTTTAGCCATTGAGGTTAAATCATGCGCATGTGGATGGGCATACACCCCGGCGATATAGGCACCGATAAACCCTCCCCCTACGGTTAAAAGGATCACCCAATCTAAGTTTCTTTTTAAAACAAATAATTGAATTAACTGCAATATAGCTCCCAGCAATAGCAACACTATGGGAAAATGAACCACCAAAGGATGCAGATTGGGAAAATCATCAAATTCAGCTTTTACTTCATTCGTATGATTCCCTAATTCTCCCTTTTCAGGATGGTCTGCATCCTCATTAGGGTTTAATTCAGGAGTTGAAATACTATCTGCTTCCAATTGCTGCTCCTGATTGTTCGACGAGCGATCATGGTCTTCATGAGTATCCTGCGCCTGTGTAGCAAGCGTCATACTTATAAAAATGAATAAAAAGAGTATTTTTTTCATGACATTACTTTACATTTTTTCATCCCTAAAAAGAGAGAATCCGGTTTTTAAGATGATTTAAATTTTATAATAAAGGGAAATGGAGGATAATTAAGAAATTCAACTAATCACTATTAAAACAAACCCCTCCATTTCCCTGGATTTTAATGCGAATGCTCATGTTCATCGTCGTGGTTCATCTTCTCATCATGTTCCATTTCCATACCGTCATTTTCCATCTCCTCATGTTGCATTTCCATGTCGTCGTGATCTTCTTCTGTAGTTTCTCTACATGAGATCATCGAAAAGTTAAGCCCTGCTACTAACAAAAAGATCATTAAGGCTCTTATATTTTTCATCTGTTTATAGTTTTAGAATTGTAACGAAATTGTTTAAAACCTTAAGGATAATCCGCCACCGGCGCCAAACCTATTATCGTAACTTCCCATCAACGAAAAGTTTTTTGACAGAAAATATTCCAGACCCGCACTCCAGGTTTCTTCTTTTTTAAAATTATCGCCTTCCGGCAAATCATCTACCCATCCAAAATCTGCCTGGAATTCATACTCGCCAAACACCGCAAGTCTTGGAAAAATCATGATTTCCCTGGCCAGGCTTATTTGAGGCCTTAATTTATTATCTAATCGAACATCCAGGCTAAACATATAAGGTGTGAAATACCTAATCCCCCCAATAGCTGTGGTACTAAGTTCTTCCATACTGTTCTCCATCTCATTTTCCACATTAACACCTGCAAACAGGCGTAGCCAGTCATTTAAATAATATTCATAGGAGAGTTCTGCTTCAATATTTTCATTCCAGCCATATTCTGCCAGAGCAGTAAACTGGTTTCTAACATTGGAACTAACCACATTCAACTCTGTCATATGTGAAGCGGCATCTAACATCCCCCAGGTGTAAAATTTATTTGTTTCATTTATCAAATTACTTACGGGGTAAGCTTTCATACGTTCATCCCTGGGAGTATCATAGCTAACTACACGGGCCATTCCCGCATCCATATGATATAATATATGGCAGTGCAAGAACCAGTCTCCATATTCGTTCCCATAAAACTCAATAGTAACCTTTTGCATTGGTGGTACATTTACCGTATGCTTTAAAGGAGAATATTCCCCATTTTCATTAATCACCCTAAAGAAATGACCGTGAAGGTGCATAGGATGGTGCATCATCGTAAGGTTATTGAAGGTAATTCTTGTTACCTCGTCTCCCTTGATTGCTATCTTATCAGCTTCATCAAGTACCACCCCGTTCATACTCCATACGTAACGAGACATATTACCTGTAAGGTTTAAAAGGACTTCTGTAACAGGATATTCTTTATCAAAATTTGTTTTCTCTGGAGACCTGAGGTAGTCATAATTATATTCTGAAAACATATCCATTCCATTATCTTTCATATTTTCCTTTTCATCCATTTTCATAGATCCTTCGGCCATATTCATTTTATCGTGCTTCATCTTAGAATGATCCATTTCCATTTGGGTAGTATCCTTCTTCATATTCATTTTGGAATGGTCCATGCCATCCATACCATCGTCTTTCTTCATTTCCATTTGCCCATGGTCCATTTCATCCATCTGCATTCCCCATTCATCCATCATCTCATAAGGATCTACATTTTTAGACCTAAACTTTAAAGCCGGTGCTCCCATTTTCATATCCATTTTTGCCATTTTCTGCATCATGCCAATCTTGTCTGGACTGGGAACATTTGGCGCGGGTAAAACATCTCCCTGACCTAAAAATGCTGAAGCAGTTCCTGAACCATCCTGAGCAGTAATCTTAAATTCAAGTTTTCTATTTTCAGGAATTTCCACAATAAAATCATAGGTTTCTGCTACGGCTATAAATGTTTTATTTCGTTTAACAGGCACCACATTTTTTCCATCGGCTGAAACTAAAGTGGGCGTCTCCCCTCCAAAAGTCATCCAGAAAGAAGTGGATGCTGAACCATCTACTATTCGTAATCTTACCTTTTCTCCAGGTTTAAATTGAGGATATTCTATTTTCTCTTCCCCGTTAATCAAAAACGCAGGATAGTAAATATCTGCAATATCGGCTCCTTCCATTCGCTGTTTCCAGAAATTTAGCTGTGCGCCGAAGGCTCCTCTCTTAATCACCTGATTTAGGGGTGTTGCTGTTCCTTTCTTAATATTATACCATTCAGTCCCCCTTTTTAAGAACCTTAAAACATCTTTAGGTTTTTCATTGGTCCAGTCTGAAAGCACCAAAACAAGATCCTTATCATATTCCATCTCTTTCTCCTTAGGGTGTATCAGTAAAGATCCAAACACACCACTTTGTTCCTGCAACATCGTATGCGAATGATACCAGTAAGTCCCATTTTGTTTTATTTCAAACTCATATTTAAAGGTGGTACCAGGCTTTATTGGCGGGGTAGTTAAATAAGGCACCCCATCAAAAAAGTTTGGAAGTAACATTCCATGCCAGTGAATGGAAGTTTCCACATCCATCTTATTCTCCACATAAATCACTGCATACTCCCCTTCAGTAAATTCCAGGGTTGGGCCGGGAATACCTCCGTTCACGGTCATTCCCATCACTTCCTTTCCGGCTTTGTTTACTTTTTCCTGATTTATGGTTAGCATATATTCCCTTACCGGAAGATTATTGACATTCCCTTCAATCGAAGCCTCTAATTCTTCCTGACTATAACCTGTGATGCCCAGTAAAAAGGCTAGTATTATTAAGTAATTTTTCATTTTCATTATGGTATTATCAAAAAGAGAGGGTTTCCCCTCTCCAATCTAAAATCAATTTTCATTTTCCAGACGATAGATTATCTTTTTCATCTGGGCGATCTCCCTTTTCTGAGCTTCAATAATTTCTTTAGCAAGTTTTTTAGTTTCCGGATCTTTTAAATCGGCTCTTTTACTGGTTAAAACAGCAATAGAATGGTGAGGTATCATAGCCTTCATATAAAGTACATCTCCAATAATAGGTCTCTGTGCTCTTACCAGGCCTAAAGCACTAACAAACAGCACCAGACTGCCCACATAAATAGCAATATTTTTTTTCTTATTCTTATACATATTGAGCATGAGAGACAACATGATTACGGCCATGGCAGCAATACCCAGACAGGTCATATAAAATCTAGTTAGGCTGAAATAAACATGGTCAAATTCATACGTATTCAAGTACATGGTGATATACATGGCTACAAATGATAATCCCAGCATTGAGAAAAATCTTCCATAATTGGTACCACTCATTTTGTGCTGGTTGTTTTCTTCTGAATTCATATTTTTGGTTTTAAAGTTAGTTGAGAGGTATTTACTTTTTAATTGTCTTTTTTACTGAACCACAATTCAGCATCTTTTCCCCGAAATACGGATTATTTATTTCTTCAACATCAGCATACCAGTAAGCACCTTTATTATTAAAGGCCATTGGGCAGAATTTTTTATAAATAGTTCCGCCAGAAAGGGCTTCCTCAAACATGGATCCTGCTTTTTCAGTAAATTTTGAAAATAGTTCACGCTGCTTCTCAATATCATCTGTAGAGGCAATTTGCCCTGCTAAAGATTTCATCTCTGCTCTCTCTTCAGTAAAAGATTCTTCCATGCTTTTAGCTACATCTTTAACCTGACTGGCATCTTCATTGGTTAAGGCTATTTTCATTTCAAGATAGTTATGCCAAATTTTCCCAGTCATACCATCTTTAAAATCCTGATCGGCAACATCTGGCGTTTCTTTTTCAGCCTTCTTAACTTCCTCAGGGGTATTAATTTCTACCGACTGCTTGCCTTTATCATCCATACAGGAAGTTAATAGTAACACTACTATAGCGACTACACTCGTTTTAATAATAAATCTCATAATATTAGTTGTTTGGATAATTGGTTAAACTGTAATTCCCTCCACCTTTTTTTGTTTTAAAAAATTAAAAAATATCCTATTCTTTATAACTCATATATTTCTATAATTTTTCAAAATTAACTCGATCTTCAATTATTATAATCGTCTAACTTCGAGATATATAAAATTTTAATAAAGTATAGAATTTTAGTGGAGTTACTATTTTTTAAAAAGCTAAATTAGAAATTGAAGAAGTCAATTCCTTTTGTTTTAATAGAGAAAACTTTCAAAATTATTTTTTTAACAAAAAAATGAATCTTCGATTTCATATAGAAAATCAAGCAAAGATTACGTAATGAAACATCATAATAAGATTAAACCTAAAATGATAATCTCAAGTTAAAAGTTAATGACACTATCCAAAGCCTCATCAGCATCTCTGTGGATAAAATTTGCCTGATAATTTAAAGTGGTTTTTAAATCACTATGTCTATATAATTTTTGCAGCATTAAAGGGTGAATTCTATCACCTGCAATATTTCCAAAGCTATGACGGGCTATATGATTCGATAATGTTTTATCAATGCCACAGAGTTTAGCTATTCTTTTTAAATATTTATTGAGAAGTTTAGTGGTACTCTTTGTCCGCGTATAAATTTGTTCGGCTTGAGTTTGATCTACTTCCCGTAAAAAAGGGAATAAATATCCGTTATTGAATTTCTTATCTGGGCGATAGTAATCAATTATAATCCTAGCTTTATCAGGAATTTTTAAACTTAAAGGTTTACCATTTTTTTCCATGACATAGTATAAACGGTTATCCTTGAAATCAGACCATTTTAATTTAATTACATCTGAGATTCGCATCCCGGCAAAATAAAAAGAAAACAACCATATGTTGTGAGTATGCCATATAGTTGAGTACTTCTCTAATTC from Gramella sp. MT6 harbors:
- a CDS encoding DUF305 domain-containing protein, with the protein product MNSEENNQHKMSGTNYGRFFSMLGLSFVAMYITMYLNTYEFDHVYFSLTRFYMTCLGIAAMAVIMLSLMLNMYKNKKKNIAIYVGSLVLFVSALGLVRAQRPIIGDVLYMKAMIPHHSIAVLTSKRADLKDPETKKLAKEIIEAQKREIAQMKKIIYRLENEN
- a CDS encoding multicopper oxidase domain-containing protein, which encodes MKMKNYLIILAFLLGITGYSQEELEASIEGNVNNLPVREYMLTINQEKVNKAGKEVMGMTVNGGIPGPTLEFTEGEYAVIYVENKMDVETSIHWHGMLLPNFFDGVPYLTTPPIKPGTTFKYEFEIKQNGTYWYHSHTMLQEQSGVFGSLLIHPKEKEMEYDKDLVLVLSDWTNEKPKDVLRFLKRGTEWYNIKKGTATPLNQVIKRGAFGAQLNFWKQRMEGADIADIYYPAFLINGEEKIEYPQFKPGEKVRLRIVDGSASTSFWMTFGGETPTLVSADGKNVVPVKRNKTFIAVAETYDFIVEIPENRKLEFKITAQDGSGTASAFLGQGDVLPAPNVPSPDKIGMMQKMAKMDMKMGAPALKFRSKNVDPYEMMDEWGMQMDEMDHGQMEMKKDDGMDGMDHSKMNMKKDTTQMEMDHSKMKHDKMNMAEGSMKMDEKENMKDNGMDMFSEYNYDYLRSPEKTNFDKEYPVTEVLLNLTGNMSRYVWSMNGVVLDEADKIAIKGDEVTRITFNNLTMMHHPMHLHGHFFRVINENGEYSPLKHTVNVPPMQKVTIEFYGNEYGDWFLHCHILYHMDAGMARVVSYDTPRDERMKAYPVSNLINETNKFYTWGMLDAASHMTELNVVSSNVRNQFTALAEYGWNENIEAELSYEYYLNDWLRLFAGVNVENEMENSMEELSTTAIGGIRYFTPYMFSLDVRLDNKLRPQISLAREIMIFPRLAVFGEYEFQADFGWVDDLPEGDNFKKEETWSAGLEYFLSKNFSLMGSYDNRFGAGGGLSLRF
- a CDS encoding DUF2231 domain-containing protein — encoded protein: MKKILFLFIFISMTLATQAQDTHEDHDRSSNNQEQQLEADSISTPELNPNEDADHPEKGELGNHTNEVKAEFDDFPNLHPLVVHFPIVLLLLGAILQLIQLFVLKRNLDWVILLTVGGGFIGAYIAGVYAHPHAHDLTSMAKSVLEQHDKFAEWTIYSSAVAATLKLVSLFLLKRNRIFEIVVFLVLAFSAYSVSEAGHYGAQLVYLEGVGPQGKYLESENHSH
- a CDS encoding DUF3347 domain-containing protein; translated protein: MRFIIKTSVVAIVVLLLTSCMDDKGKQSVEINTPEEVKKAEKETPDVADQDFKDGMTGKIWHNYLEMKIALTNEDASQVKDVAKSMEESFTEERAEMKSLAGQIASTDDIEKQRELFSKFTEKAGSMFEEALSGGTIYKKFCPMAFNNKGAYWYADVEEINNPYFGEKMLNCGSVKKTIKK